The Halosimplex litoreum genome has a window encoding:
- a CDS encoding DUF6149 family protein, whose product MKIRQNVRHFAAKQALTLPVVGEKVNDRLVGMHTDIFAEKADAGRREERRDHLDDFFDATMDTYVAALEAGLPEAEAREITHVQANFDFYNHGWTEMMEFPSDELGDHYDRYSEFFERYGIAIEDPLGQFTPADGVADAPSTPEKLDDPEHPYAEGGFADDVYVETADGELVVGGEEEPEDVSVEEAPGVDGDEVDA is encoded by the coding sequence ATGAAGATCCGCCAGAACGTCCGTCACTTCGCCGCCAAGCAGGCGCTGACGCTCCCGGTCGTCGGGGAGAAGGTCAACGACCGACTCGTCGGGATGCACACGGACATCTTCGCCGAGAAGGCCGACGCGGGCCGGCGCGAGGAGCGACGGGACCACCTCGACGACTTCTTCGACGCGACGATGGACACGTACGTGGCGGCGCTCGAAGCGGGACTCCCCGAGGCCGAGGCCCGCGAGATCACCCACGTCCAGGCGAACTTCGACTTCTACAACCACGGCTGGACCGAGATGATGGAGTTCCCGAGCGACGAACTCGGCGACCACTACGACCGCTACAGCGAGTTCTTCGAACGCTACGGCATCGCCATCGAGGACCCGCTCGGGCAGTTCACGCCGGCCGACGGCGTCGCCGACGCCCCCTCGACGCCAGAGAAGCTCGACGACCCCGAACACCCCTACGCAGAGGGCGGCTTCGCCGACGACGTGTACGTCGAGACCGCCGACGGCGAGCTGGTTGTCGGCGGTGAGGAAGAGCCCGAGGACGTGTCCGTCGAGGAAGCGCCCGGTGTGGACGGCGACGAAGTCGACGCCTGA
- a CDS encoding NAD(P)/FAD-dependent oxidoreductase produces MIGVVGGGVAGLAAAYRLQQRGREVQVFEASDDVGGLAAVYETAGDPIEKFYHHLSASEETIVELIDDLGLGEALEWRYKTDSYYVDGVVHPMEKAWEILAYPHLSIYDKFRLAMLVKEIDVRGGVPTFDTYDDITDFEDVPIKQFLLDHTTRHVYESFWEPLLDAKFGSRKEDVSAAWLLGRVKFRGERDPIKGEQLGYLAGGFGVLLDELLAAVGEANVTTGARVTEIGTGDGATSTGTAADGGAAVAGATSTTGTDTTVESITVERDGETETHDVDAVVVAAMPNVLEDLTGYPCEIDFQGTVCSVWSMDRSLSDTYWLNIKDEAPFGVFIEHTNFVPPERYGGEHLYYTASYIQDPEEDLWGMSDDEVEDHWAEGIGDMFPHFDRESVNWVQTARNPRTAPIYERGYLDMVVPYDLGAEVAEGVYYAGMASRAQYPERSLDGGIEAGYACADLIANR; encoded by the coding sequence GGCGGCGTCGCCGGCCTCGCGGCCGCGTATCGCCTCCAGCAACGCGGTCGCGAGGTTCAGGTGTTCGAAGCGAGCGACGACGTGGGCGGGCTGGCCGCCGTCTACGAGACCGCGGGCGACCCAATCGAGAAGTTCTACCACCACCTCTCGGCCTCCGAGGAGACCATCGTCGAGCTGATCGACGACCTGGGCCTCGGCGAGGCTCTGGAGTGGCGCTACAAGACCGACTCCTACTACGTCGACGGCGTCGTCCACCCCATGGAGAAAGCGTGGGAGATCCTCGCCTACCCCCACCTCTCTATCTACGACAAGTTCCGCCTCGCGATGCTCGTCAAGGAGATCGACGTGCGCGGCGGCGTCCCGACGTTCGACACCTACGACGACATCACCGACTTCGAGGACGTGCCGATCAAGCAGTTCCTGCTCGACCACACCACCCGCCACGTCTACGAGTCCTTCTGGGAGCCGCTGCTGGACGCCAAGTTCGGCTCGCGAAAGGAGGACGTGTCGGCGGCGTGGCTGCTCGGCCGCGTGAAGTTCCGCGGCGAGCGCGATCCGATCAAGGGCGAGCAGCTGGGCTATCTGGCGGGTGGGTTCGGCGTCCTGCTGGACGAGCTGCTCGCGGCGGTCGGCGAGGCGAACGTTACGACCGGGGCGCGCGTGACAGAGATCGGGACGGGCGACGGCGCGACGAGTACCGGCACGGCGGCCGACGGTGGTGCAGCGGTCGCGGGCGCGACGTCGACGACCGGCACCGACACGACGGTCGAGTCGATCACCGTCGAGCGGGACGGCGAGACCGAGACTCACGACGTGGACGCCGTCGTCGTCGCGGCGATGCCGAACGTGCTGGAGGACCTGACGGGCTACCCCTGCGAGATCGACTTCCAGGGGACGGTCTGCTCGGTCTGGAGCATGGACCGGTCGCTCTCGGACACCTACTGGCTGAACATCAAGGACGAGGCCCCGTTCGGCGTGTTCATCGAACACACCAACTTCGTGCCGCCCGAGCGCTACGGCGGCGAACACCTCTACTACACGGCCAGCTACATTCAGGACCCCGAGGAGGATCTGTGGGGGATGTCCGACGACGAGGTCGAAGACCACTGGGCCGAGGGGATCGGCGACATGTTTCCCCACTTCGACCGCGAGAGCGTCAACTGGGTGCAGACCGCCCGCAATCCCCGCACCGCGCCCATCTACGAGCGGGGCTACCTCGACATGGTCGTCCCCTACGACCTCGGGGCGGAGGTCGCGGAGGGGGTCTACTACGCCGGGATGGCCTCGCGTGCGCAGTACCCCGAGCGCTCGCTCGACGGCGGGATCGAAGCGGGCTACGCCTGTGCGGATCTCATCGCGAACCGATGA